GGTCGATTGTGACGAAGTGCGTTCCATATATTCTCCGATGTATCAGACACTTCGTAAGAAGTTCGTTATACCGAACACCggttattaataaattcatattcGACGCTGTCCACTCGATTGTCAGTTCTATCGTAGTTAGAGTGCGCGCACCGTTCTCTGGCTTAGCGCCAATTTGCTTTTACATATTATGAGTTCGCGTCTGGCCAATTGCCTCGgcttctttcttctcctttttttcactCCTTTCCCAAAACATTCCTCCTTGTATCGTACGTTATTACAGCAAACAGTAAGGCACAAAACGTATTTGTCAAAGATGATAACTGACAAGATGTTAAAGATGATCGGAACGAACAATGAGCTTTGTCTCTTCTATAATCCGTTAAGGATCGTGCAGTAGTTTATCGCAACGTTATAAGTGTtagaatttctttaaatttcatgaAACTGTAGGATGGAGGAAATCTTTGCAATTTTCTTCCGCggttaaaatgttaaaaagtaGAATCTTAAACCGATAAAAGTGGAACAGTAAACCGATTGGGAAAAAGCTACAAATGAAACGTCGCGTTAACGCAACATCGACCAATTAGTAGGTTTAATGTATTccgcgaaaaatgaaaaattcgaatgAAAACGAGAGTCGcaagaaaggagaagaaaaggacTCGCGCTCCAAAGACATCGCTTGCCCTTAACTTTTGAAACGTCAAACCTCTCGCGGATCAAAGTTTACGTGGAAATGAAATTATGTTTCAAAGAGGCGCGTCGAATGTTGTTGCGAACTCGTCGGCTCGTCGAGATAATTAAACGAGCGTAACGGAAAAGCGATGAAACGAGCCACAGTTTAAAACGATTTAAGTATACGCTCGAAAAGCAATGATTTTTTCATGTACGATgttaacaaaaaataatttagtCGTCGAAGAACCGCACCGTTCGTTGACCGATCAACTTCTTCCGTGTCTGTTCTTACACAAAATTTCATCTTTCATTTTCCTACGAAGTTTAGTACGCGAGATGGAATATGGTTGATAAGACACGAACGCGTTAACGCTTTCCGGTTCCGACCAGAAACACTTAAGCCTTAAACAGTTCGCGGTAATGAAATGTAATTGGGTATGCAAATGAAACGACAAAAATGTAGCTTATGAAATATTGATACGCTATCGCGTCGTACAAGTTGATAGACGCAAACAGcgcaaaacatttttttttttttcttttttgttcttttgcTGTGAATTTAGTGGAGTGGCAGTAATTGTTTCAATGTCGAGCTACACCCAAGAATTAATAACAACCGGTTACAATTAACAAGTCTTCTGGTTACGACAAGATATCTCAAGCTGGAGCGAGTCGAATGAATTTGCGCGATCAGTAAAAGAGCGTCGATGCATCGTGAAATAGTTAATGTATATTCATTTATGTAGATTTTTCTATCTGCGTCGTACTTGAGAAAATTACAGTAAAAATTTCGTTAATTGACAGCTAAATCCCTTCTCttcattaaagaaaaaaaacattCTATCCGACGTGGTTATTAAACATGAACGATGCAGATGTTGCTCGATTTTCGTTTGTCCAATTCCTTTGATAGAAACCTTCGCGAATGATTACTGCGTTGTTGAGAATGCGTTGAATTTCGCGCAGGTTGTTAAAAATCATAATTGGAATATCTTGCTTCTTTCGTCATTGGAAAGCTAAAGTGGAAAGCGCCTGGTACCGCTCGCATCCTTCGTTCCTTTTTCGCCAACGCACGGAAACATTATCCACTGGCGTGTGATACGTTTCCAGTGTTTTTTATCGAGCCCACGTGTCTGTCGACGCAGCAATTGCCTTTCGTCGTATTCGTTGACGCGCAGAACCGAGTAGATCTCGCTCCACGATTTTAACCCTCGACCAGCTATTTTATCCTTCGAAAGCTTAACCGTGATTTATTACAGAGAATCGTGCTTGCGAGAAATTGGCTCTTTCGCTCAAAGTTCAAGCACGTGACGACCAACTCGAACCGGGCTATAGCGTAGAAAATCGAACGTCGACAAATTATACGTTTGTAACGAAAGTCTCGCAAATACGAAAGCAACTGGTAATGTCGCTCGTGTATTTAGAGAAATTTTCTTGAAAGAAACTAATTGCAAGGGGAATCGCAACGCTTGGTATCGCGTGGAGACGAGTTTGCGTGCAAAATGTCAAGCAATTTCAATGCGGAGAGACAGGTGGAAAACCGCGGATAACGCGTACCTATGGATCGTCCTGGCACGATTTAATTAAACCGTGcatgagaaaaaggaaaagcggCTAGAAGGGGGgggggagggggagagagagaataCACGACAACAGAGGCTTATCGAACTGGAAGTGTCTTCAAGGTCGGTTGGTTCTAGCAAAGGGATCCGGGTCGCGTCCTTCGATTACGAAGTCCTCGCAGCGACATTACAGGAACAGGTCGGACAAAGGCGAAGCAAGGTGGCCGGAGATCTTGGAAGTTGACTCTGGTGAGGGTGAGTTTTAGAAAGTGCCCCCGTTTTTAAAAGCGACACAGACGAAAAAAAAGTTTGCCTATCTTTTATTTTCACCACGaacgtaacaaaaaaaaaaaaaaaaaaaaactcgcaAATACAGAGATTACACGCCGAACGATCCTAAAGATCGTTCGACATTCGTTTTTCGGTATTTCTCCCTTGTCGATAACCCACTTTTCTCGTTTTATCGAATACTGTTCCTTGTGTTCGTGTAATGTCTGTAATTCTATGCACCGTATGTAGTTACAGAAACGCGATTATTGGTACCCGATAATTCTATTTACTTCTCAGAAGCGGTAATCTCTGTACGCTGTTTAACGTTGTCGAAAGTAAAAGAGGCTCGCCGTCCGGTCGCCTTGCTAGAGCGATTCGTGTCGATCCCTGCTGCTAGAAACCCGCCTGTGCGACCGATCGAGTCGTGTCATTGTGCCACTCTTGGTAAATTAGGTATGAGCATTTTCATCGCATACACCGTCCACCATTTCCTTCCGAAACCTTTTGCTCGATCGTTTTTAATCGTGTACTTACATCTAGAGGAGATTCACGACGAATTTAAGAAAGTACATTCCTCCGTGATAAAAGATCAACCTCGTATGTACTTGTCGGCTCTCCTTGCTAATTCTATTAACTTTCGGGAACGTAATAGCCCGTTGCTAATAAACGTATACAGGCGTTCACGCCAGACGTTCGATGCTATTAATTGCACACACGATATCCACGATATTCGTCGTCGTTCATCCGTTAAATCGTAAAGACGTCCCACGGACCATTAGTCGCGATTGTTTTATGCTCGTGGAACCGCGGACGTGTCGAGACGAAGACGCGTTCACGATGCTGATACTGGGATATGCCGAATCTGGTTACGGCTTGATAATCAAAAACGCCAATCGTTGCTAACGATTATCGAACACCGTCAAAGCCTGCAGACGATCATTCCGTTAATTGGAGTTTTTCTCACCGTTTCGATAACGAGAACGTATCGTGACAAGAACTCACACACGCATACACGCAGTGATAGCAGCCGGTTGGCCCGTCTGGCCCGTCTAAAACGAAGCGTCGTATCTCTGGCAGATGTGTGCAAGCAACGAGTGTCTGAACGGGCAACGACTAATGCGAAACTTGTTTGTCTGTGCTGGATTTCGTTGCAAAAAATACGTGGACCATATCGAATATCAGCTGGGCCAACTTGACTTTGGGTCAAGATGCGAGAAAcgtagaaatatatatgtagataaaaCACTGCGAGACGTGTACATAAACAGATCTGGAGTATCGTctgcacaaaaaaaaaaaaaaagaaagaaagaaaaagaaagaaaaggaaaaagatgctTGAAAGATGTTGTTAAGAGAGCCAACTTCGTATTTCCTATTTCGACAATTACAAAACTTTTCGAGCTACTATTAATTGCACTTGATTTATCGGCTCTCGCGATAATACGATTTTAGTTATTTGAAAGGATCGTGTATCGAAGCTCTTGGCAGTTGACCTCGATTAGATAAGGCTGTGATTTGTTCTTGGATCCGATCGATCCTAATCGCTTTAGTTAGTAACACGTTGATTATTACGCGAATTATTAAGATAATTTTCACGTAAAATATAGCATCAACCTCGTGCTTGATATttaccttttttcttctctctttttttttatttttttttttttttttttttttttatttgaacgaCGTCGAAACGAGAGGTCTTGAAATACCTATAGAAGTTAACGAGCACGCTACttcgaagaaatttaaattaatcacCGTGTTACGCTCGTAGTAGCGTTACGCATATGATCGTTCGTTGAGAAAAATACGCGATCATTATCGCTTATCAATGCAATTGTGCAAATGTGCTAATAAATTCCTACGTTCAATTAATTCATGGCTTGCGATTACGTAAACAGTTGCAAACGCGGGAAAAGTAATTGTTGCGTAGTTACCGATCAGCCAGGTAGCGTGTAAAAGTTGACTCGTAGAATCAAGAAACTATAACGATAGTTGCTTTACTTGTTTCGCATTGACCGATCTAAAATTGTACGtgatttttcttaatctgtttcagcgttcaaatttcaaGAGAATCTTCTGCGCACGATGATACAGATAGAGAATACGTTCTTCCAGCTGGGTGACAGCTGTTCGCGAAATTGTCTTATTATCTGTGATCGTGGTGCCATGGATGCCTCTGCATGTGAGCGATATTAATAACTATGCCTATATCTTTTCCTCTGGTCCTTTACGAATCAAAGTTAAACCacatctttctcttctttgaTTTAGTTATATCGAAAGATAAATGGGAATTGATGATGGCTTCGAACGGATGGAACAACGTGGAGCTGCGAGACAATAGGTACAATCAGATCATCCATATGGTCTCAGCAGCAAACGGCGCCGAAGAATTCTACTCGACGGAAGATCACGCGTGTCGTTCGGAAGGCGTCGTGGTAGCCAGAGAACTCGATTACAAAGCGGCGGCCGCCTGGGTTGGGCATCCTTACTTCGATGTAATAGATAATTCGCAAGACTTTGAAACGAAACTCTGTCGTATGATCGAATGCGTGTGCCAGAAGCTGGGTATCGATACCGGAGACAGATTGAGAGCGAGTAGCAGAAAAGTCAAGTTCCTTGTCAAAGGTCCATTACCGGCAGACTCTGAGTTCCCGCCGTTCCAGGACTTTGATGTCGTCCATAACTACCTCCAAAGTAACAATCCGAAGATGCAAGCTCGTCTGCGTAAACGTGGGCAAAAAGGTTCGCGAGATAGTTACTATTTGAGATTTACAATGCTAACACGTGTGTATCGATAACGCGTAATCACATATAAATTTACGTTGATAGGTCATTGGTCCTATATTCATACAATTCGACGTCCAAAAATGTGCGGCCAAGTGATCGAAGTGAAAACACAATTGACTCATCGAGATTATTTGAATATGCTCGCTCAACGCGATGACTCGCATTTCACCATCTTCAAGCGTCGACGATGTTTCCTCATCAACAATCAGTATTTCCAATTAGATATATACAGGGAGCCAGCTCATCCAAGGTCAGACTTAAGAAATCACGCGCAATCGTGtaacgaaataatttattatatataatttattatatatatattatatagataaaTGTGTCTAATATGATTACAGGTGTCGGGGATTGATGCTGCTTGAAACGTACACAGCATTATCCGGAGACAAGCTTAAGAACATATTACCACAGTTCCTGACAATCGAAAAAGAGGTTACTGGAAATCCAGACTACAGTATGTTCAATCTCAGTCTAAGAGAAGAATGGAACAATACTAATAAATTCTGTCATAATTTACAAGGTACGTATCGAATATCATTTGCCATTAAATTATACAGACATCTGTAACTAATAAATTACACATATTTCtttaatgaaaaagatataTCAAGAAAGTCGTTTGATACACTCTTTTTCGCGTAGATCTGTCTTTGATTGTCTTTCTTGTTTGATCAGTTTCTTTTAAATTGCACAGATTACGCTCTTGCAGGCTTAACGGAATCTGGatcaacagaaagaaaaagtacTTGCTCTTCGGAAGCGAAAGACACATCGGTTAAAAAAACAGTAAATGGACTAGATTGTTGTAGAGTCAATGGTGTGGACGCTGTTATGAATGGTGTAGATAAAGTTGTAAATGGCGTACAGAATGGTGTCTACGGTGTTACGAATGGTATCGTGAAATATGTCGaacaaaatagtataaaaagCAATAGTCAAGAATGCGGTAGTCCTACGAAACACTAAATGATGATCCTTAAAACGAAAAAGTACGAAAGGATGTAATGAGAGCAGGTTTCAAAACGATATGAAAACACGACGGTATAAATACATTAGACAATGATAAGGAACAAATTACACAAttctaaaaagaaacaaaatattttattggcaCTGACAGCTATCTCGATCTAAAATTTCTTAGGCAATACGAAAATGATAAACTTACAAACTATAATacctattttttaattaatcttgcGTGCACACTTTGAAGGTACCAATGCGAAATGTACTTAATAATTCgactgtaatttattttttaccaaTTTGTTTAACAAGTGATGTTGATTAATATACCAAGCATTTTTACATCTAAATCACTTCATTTCACTTTTCATCTCTTTGCTTCGTTGTGTGTTTTATCTAGAGTACCGTAGTAACTCTTTATTTAAGAATATTACTATGAATAATTGTGATACAAAACACATGTAATACATAGCATACAAAACACGTATGAAGCTATGTAATTATTCAAGAACAAACGATCTGTATGAAGTATACTTTCctttagaaatatttaacattatctCGATAGAAAAGTAACACTCTGCACTAATGtgaacaattttaaatttatggATAGTACTGTAGGCGGAAAACTTTGGTCCCTACCATAgacataaattttacaaataaattaatcattaGTGGTGTCTTATAAAATACTGACATAAATCTAATATTTGACTTGTCTTTAGATGAATAATATCGTTGAGTAATTATGAAAAGTATGATTAATTAGTTTATTGGACATGCTGTTgggttaaataaaaatatcgatttctataTTATAGTCCCTCATGAAGAacgttcattttattatttaatttatcaataaacATTGTTTTGTCATTGAACATAACTTAATGAACATAAACTAtgttatacacacatatatatatatatataatatatatgttatattattatatattatatgttgtatattatatattatataatgtatataatatatataacaatattatatatatatatcttattttacataaaaacatTTGTCACAAACTTTACTATTATTTAGAGACAAAGTGCCTGTGAGATGTTCAGTCACAGAAGtgaaaaaaatgatatataaatatatattttcaatgaaaGATGCAATAATCAGTTATCAATGCacttataacatatataattggTCTGAATTCATATATTGTACCCATGATTGTCTAATAAAATGTCATGTGCCTATCATTTTTTACCCATTTTGATATActccttctctttttcattctttcaaattattcatataagctaagtaatttattatcattttattttgcaGATTGAAACTTATACCGATTTTCATATGGTACAGCTAGGAGAAGGATAGAAACTAGTAATATCTTGATCATTGTAATTTATTGCTCTTTCGAAAAATTTCCTTTCATAAACTTATtgctatataaaataaagaaggaaAGTCATAAACCTGTGTTTGTGTTACATTCTCCGACATATAAGCATTTTCGGACTTCACATTCATTTTCtggtttaataaattaatttttttcgtaTTTAATATATTGATGAAGTTTAATGAAATACGAATTATGTATATAGGAAGTAGACAGTACACACGCACAGTGTGTTGTATTACACAGTAATACAcggtaaaaaaattttaatagtaaaaataCTAACACAGATAAATCATGTGAAAAGGGAGCTATGTGACATTACATCGATGAAACCAAATAATTAACATTTCATTGTTCCATGTAGAATTATAAAGCCTTATTTTAcatcttataacattatataaaaagtaatgcATAATGGAAGCGTAATtatagttttttcttttttggtatACCATTGTTATAATATTGTGTTATTAGTATCTAAGATAGATACTAGATTAAATAGTTTATCAAGAAAAAGTATTAACAATATTGTACACAACTCGCGTAATCCTTTTTTTACATACATCACTTTCATATAGATAATTTTTGCTCTGTACATTAAACAGGATCTAAAAAATTTTTAGTAAAGCTGTAGTGATATTTTGTATCTATCTAACCCCAATCTAAGTAGAATAACTATTTAtagttgcttgtaaatatttcacAATTCTGATACAGGAAAACTTTCAAATAGCTGCCTCTTTCTAATGAAAGAGAGACATATaggtaattaaattacataacaAAATGTAAGTAGTAAGAAGAcatgtttcattttttcataGGCAAGTTAAGAATACCaagtataaatagaaatatatttataaaactattTGCATGCAAGACAATGAATTATGATCCACTTATACAGGTCCCTGGAAgtattaattatacaattaaactctatattctttatatacataacaaacacttctttttataaatattaagtagTATTTAAATCATCCTGAAACTTTCAATTCATTTAGAAATAGGCATTATCTGCATGTGTcatctttttgtaaaattttactgGAAgcatatatttgttttattttttttcctttgttcACATGTAAAGAAATCATTAATCTTTTATACTGTTTTTCGCTTATAAACCATTTCATGCTTTTtgattatcattttttatacaatttataatcAATTTCGCTTGTATAAATTCATTTGAGTTATAAAGCATATAAATCATAAGTTATTCCCCTTTTCAGAGCATCTAATTAAATGTTAACATCATTCGTATGCTTGACACAGTTACATTTACCTACTAATAGCTTTAGCTTGTTGTGCTTTGTACATTTTTAAGACTTTTTTGCTTGGTACTAAAGATTGACTTAATCCTGGCCTTTTCTTACGTCTATTCATTTGATTATTTTCTTGATCTACCTCATCATCGTCATTGATGGGAACTTGGCCATTATACTGGGTCTGACAAATAACTGTTTCCTGTGGTGTTTTAATTGCTTCTAACTCAGCTGCTGTACGATGTAAATCTGAATCATGTGCAAAGGTACAATTATGACCAAATCGGCATCTACCTTTCCTATAGTTCCAACAAATCTTTCTGCCATTTATCATTTTTGTATCATCAAGAGTTGGCGTCATTTTCACATGTTTCTCAAGAATTGCACTTTTTGCTTTTTCTGCTTCAACAAATGGATTTGAGAAGACTGAAGTTTTCATTGTGGGTATACCATTAAAGTCTGGAGTTGGTAATGGAAGTTTTTCTTTGGAagctgttttacatatttcattattttcattatgttcttcttcttcgtcgtcctcttcttcctcttccttaaAACTAAGGGTTAGGCAATATCAGATTACAAAGAACAAATTCAATCTGATGTGTAACTACTAACTGTGATTTAATAtgcttatattaatataaatataaaaataacattaatcTATAAAAAATGCAGAATATCCTTATGCATTTAGTTTATTAATATCTAAACGtgacattaaaaaattattaatgcaaaagaaaagaaaaaaacaaatacCACATTAATATTGTAGAACATACAATTTTAAGAAGTGAACGTATTTTCTCCAATTTTCATTTCGCCAATTCagacgaaaatatataaaattatatatttcacgaAAAATAAACATACATTTACACAAAATACAGTGTTAAGAATGTAATgacataataatatgtaatttgttTTAGGAGTCAAAATTTATGAGATTATAAAGGGTTATACGAAGGAAGGGAGAAAACAAACAATAGGGAAACAGGTTCATGAGGGTAAAAGCTTACGTGTTATCGGCACCGTCTGAAATATCATCGCCGCTACTTTCTGAACTCGAGGAAGTTCCATAATCCGCAACTAAGGAAGCCATGGTTCTTagcaattaattaacaatattctcTAACAAACACTAATCTAATATAACCATTATAAACAGTTGTGCTTCTGTCCACATTCACAAAATATGGCAACGCTGCAAATCTAACGTCACCGGAAGTTGTTGACGACGTTCTCGTAGTTTTGAAATTAGCGGTAAACGTAAAGTTTACTACGCAAgtctattctatattttatattctatcagATTAGTTTTACCGCATTAATcgatattaaaattctaatGTTTAAATGCCaaaatagaattaattaattttatttatagatatttttaatatattacgaataacatgaGCTCCATACTTATTGATAATTTAGCAAACAGTTTATGTAGcatacaaaatatatgtatatatatttatttatattatttacaagaTCCTTGTAAATCAAAGTAATAATAAACTTATACTTAATTATAGATGTACATGATATATTTATGGACATGAAATACCAGAATCATTTATAGTTAACGTGCATGTAAGATTTGCTTCCAATTGGCAACTGTtccaaattgaaatttttctcttttcaagtTCAATTTTTTCCAATAACAGTCTTGTATTAGGGATATGTAACCAATATTTTCCTAAAGTAGGGGTTACACTATAATTTTCATTTGAGCTTGTGCTAGGTCCTCCTTCACTGACAACATCCCACTGAGTAAtcaaattaacaataataattgacAAACGAAATTCTTTTGCAATATAGTGACACATATTTGCTAGCTGATTTAAAGCAACtgttatttttctatctttacaaaatttaaaaattactccTGGTAAAGAATCAATGATTATAATCCTAGTACGACACTCTCCACCTTCTTCTTTCAAACTAACTGTTAACAAACATAAAACTTTAAACAACTGATGTATACTGTATACACAGCATACTTTGATACGTTCCATAGTTTCATCTATAAcctaaaattgaaataaaaatgtgttttactggaattttaaatgataaatatatttttatattcatatataccTGCTTACTAAAATCCTGTTTTAGTAAAATTTGTTCTATTCTTGAACCACAAAAATCCCTTTTTGTATCAATGTACCGTACAATATTATTAGTTTTCAGTGCAATGTTAGTTGCAATTGCAAAGCATAATT
This DNA window, taken from Bombus terrestris chromosome 3, iyBomTerr1.2, whole genome shotgun sequence, encodes the following:
- the LOC100648815 gene encoding TRPL translocation defect protein 14 isoform X5, with protein sequence MEQKRVYKVVLTGGPCGGKTTGQARLCTFFENMGWKVFRVPETATVLLSGGIKFSDLNAEEAKGSGSRPSITKSSQRHYRNRSDKGEARWPEILEVDSGEAFKFQENLLRTMIQIENTFFQLGDSCSRNCLIICDRGAMDASAFISKDKWELMMASNGWNNVELRDNRYNQIIHMVSAANGAEEFYSTEDHACRSEGVVVARELDYKAAAAWVGHPYFDVIDNSQDFETKLCRMIECVCQKLGIDTGDRLRASSRKVKFLVKGPLPADSEFPPFQDFDVVHNYLQSNNPKMQARLRKRGQKGHWSYIHTIRRPKMCGQVIEVKTQLTHRDYLNMLAQRDDSHFTIFKRRRCFLINNQYFQLDIYREPAHPRCRGLMLLETYTALSGDKLKNILPQFLTIEKEVTGNPDYSMFNLSLREEWNNTNKFCHNLQD
- the LOC100648815 gene encoding TRPL translocation defect protein 14 isoform X3, producing MEQKRVYKVVLTGGPCGGKTTGQARLCTFFENMGWKVFRVPETATVLLSGGIKFSDLNAEEAKGSGSRPSITKSSQRHYRNRSDKGEARWPEILEVDSGEAFKFQENLLRTMIQIENTFFQLGDSCSRNCLIICDRGAMDASAFISKDKWELMMASNGWNNVELRDNRYNQIIHMVSAANGAEEFYSTEDHACRSEGVVVARELDYKAAAAWVGHPYFDVIDNSQDFETKLCRMIECVCQKLGIDTGDRLRASSRKVKFLVKGPLPADSEFPPFQDFDVVHNYLQSNNPKMQARLRKRGQKGHWSYIHTIRRPKMCGQVIEVKTQLTHRDYLNMLAQRDDSHFTIFKRRRCFLINNQYFQLDIYREPAHPRCRGLMLLETYTALSGDKLKNILPQFLTIEKEVTGNPDYSMFNLSLREEWNNTNKFCHNLQGLTESGSTERKSTCSSEAKDTSVKKTVNGLDCCRVNGVDAVMNGVDKVVNGVQNGVYGVTNGIVKYVEQNSIKSNSQECGSPTKH
- the LOC100648815 gene encoding TRPL translocation defect protein 14 isoform X1, with protein sequence MEQKRVYKVVLTGGPCGGKTTGQARLCTFFENMGWKVFRVPETATVLLSGGIKFSDLNAEEAKGSGSRPSITKSSQRHYRNRSDKGEARWPEILEVDSGEAFKFQENLLRTMIQIENTFFQLGDSCSRNCLIICDRGAMDASAFISKDKWELMMASNGWNNVELRDNRYNQIIHMVSAANGAEEFYSTEDHACRSEGVVVARELDYKAAAAWVGHPYFDVIDNSQDFETKLCRMIECVCQKLGIDTGDRLRASSRKVKFLVKGPLPADSEFPPFQDFDVVHNYLQSNNPKMQARLRKRGQKGHWSYIHTIRRPKMCGQVIEVKTQLTHRDYLNMLAQRDDSHFTIFKRRRCFLINNQYFQLDIYREPAHPRCRGLMLLETYTALSGDKLKNILPQFLTIEKEVTGNPDYSMFNLSLREEWNNTNKFCHNLQDYALAGLTESGSTERKSTCSSEAKDTSVKKTVNGLDCCRVNGVDAVMNGVDKVVNGVQNGVYGVTNGIVKYVEQNSIKSNSQECGSPTKH
- the LOC100648815 gene encoding TRPL translocation defect protein 14 isoform X2 produces the protein MEQKRVYKVVLTGGPCGGKTTGQARLCTFFENMGWKVFRVPETATVLLSGGIKFSDLNAEEAKGSGSRPSITKSSQRHYRNRSDKGEARWPEILEVDSAFKFQENLLRTMIQIENTFFQLGDSCSRNCLIICDRGAMDASAFISKDKWELMMASNGWNNVELRDNRYNQIIHMVSAANGAEEFYSTEDHACRSEGVVVARELDYKAAAAWVGHPYFDVIDNSQDFETKLCRMIECVCQKLGIDTGDRLRASSRKVKFLVKGPLPADSEFPPFQDFDVVHNYLQSNNPKMQARLRKRGQKGHWSYIHTIRRPKMCGQVIEVKTQLTHRDYLNMLAQRDDSHFTIFKRRRCFLINNQYFQLDIYREPAHPRCRGLMLLETYTALSGDKLKNILPQFLTIEKEVTGNPDYSMFNLSLREEWNNTNKFCHNLQDYALAGLTESGSTERKSTCSSEAKDTSVKKTVNGLDCCRVNGVDAVMNGVDKVVNGVQNGVYGVTNGIVKYVEQNSIKSNSQECGSPTKH
- the LOC100648815 gene encoding TRPL translocation defect protein 14 isoform X4, with the protein product MEQKRVYKVVLTGGPCGGKTTGQARLCTFFENMGWKVFRVPETATVLLSGGIKFSDLNAEEAFKFQENLLRTMIQIENTFFQLGDSCSRNCLIICDRGAMDASAFISKDKWELMMASNGWNNVELRDNRYNQIIHMVSAANGAEEFYSTEDHACRSEGVVVARELDYKAAAAWVGHPYFDVIDNSQDFETKLCRMIECVCQKLGIDTGDRLRASSRKVKFLVKGPLPADSEFPPFQDFDVVHNYLQSNNPKMQARLRKRGQKGHWSYIHTIRRPKMCGQVIEVKTQLTHRDYLNMLAQRDDSHFTIFKRRRCFLINNQYFQLDIYREPAHPRCRGLMLLETYTALSGDKLKNILPQFLTIEKEVTGNPDYSMFNLSLREEWNNTNKFCHNLQDYALAGLTESGSTERKSTCSSEAKDTSVKKTVNGLDCCRVNGVDAVMNGVDKVVNGVQNGVYGVTNGIVKYVEQNSIKSNSQECGSPTKH
- the LOC100648815 gene encoding TRPL translocation defect protein 14 isoform X6 translates to MIQIENTFFQLGDSCSRNCLIICDRGAMDASAFISKDKWELMMASNGWNNVELRDNRYNQIIHMVSAANGAEEFYSTEDHACRSEGVVVARELDYKAAAAWVGHPYFDVIDNSQDFETKLCRMIECVCQKLGIDTGDRLRASSRKVKFLVKGPLPADSEFPPFQDFDVVHNYLQSNNPKMQARLRKRGQKGHWSYIHTIRRPKMCGQVIEVKTQLTHRDYLNMLAQRDDSHFTIFKRRRCFLINNQYFQLDIYREPAHPRCRGLMLLETYTALSGDKLKNILPQFLTIEKEVTGNPDYSMFNLSLREEWNNTNKFCHNLQDYALAGLTESGSTERKSTCSSEAKDTSVKKTVNGLDCCRVNGVDAVMNGVDKVVNGVQNGVYGVTNGIVKYVEQNSIKSNSQECGSPTKH
- the LOC100648931 gene encoding uncharacterized protein LOC100648931, whose product is MASLVADYGTSSSSESSGDDISDGADNTFKEEEEEDDEEEEHNENNEICKTASKEKLPLPTPDFNGIPTMKTSVFSNPFVEAEKAKSAILEKHVKMTPTLDDTKMINGRKICWNYRKGRCRFGHNCTFAHDSDLHRTAAELEAIKTPQETVICQTQYNGQVPINDDDEVDQENNQMNRRKKRPGLSQSLVPSKKVLKMYKAQQAKAISR
- the LOC100648703 gene encoding DNA repair protein RAD51 homolog 4 isoform X1, with the translated sequence MTKLSAAINSKLSSSVIEQLERQHICTIIQFVDEDPERLAHFTGLSFKDIIEIKQNILKRFGGMIRNALDLFEMEQNNIIPTNLSSLDNLLKGGLYYGQIYEICGVSSSGKTQLCFAIATNIALKTNNIVRYIDTKRDFCGSRIEQILLKQDFSKQVIDETMERIKVCCVYSIHQLFKVLCLLTVSLKEEGGECRTRIIIIDSLPGVIFKFCKDRKITVALNQLANMCHYIAKEFRLSIIIVNLITQWDVVSEGGPSTSSNENYSVTPTLGKYWLHIPNTRLLLEKIELEKRKISIWNSCQLEANLTCTLTINDSGISCP
- the LOC100648703 gene encoding DNA repair protein RAD51 homolog 4 isoform X2, producing the protein MRILKDWHILQDYRSRLNLQDIIEIKQNILKRFGGMIRNALDLFEMEQNNIIPTNLSSLDNLLKGGLYYGQIYEICGVSSSGKTQLCFAIATNIALKTNNIVRYIDTKRDFCGSRIEQILLKQDFSKQVIDETMERIKVCCVYSIHQLFKVLCLLTVSLKEEGGECRTRIIIIDSLPGVIFKFCKDRKITVALNQLANMCHYIAKEFRLSIIIVNLITQWDVVSEGGPSTSSNENYSVTPTLGKYWLHIPNTRLLLEKIELEKRKISIWNSCQLEANLTCTLTINDSGISCP